A single genomic interval of Zingiber officinale cultivar Zhangliang chromosome 4A, Zo_v1.1, whole genome shotgun sequence harbors:
- the LOC121969987 gene encoding RING-H2 finger protein ATL46-like — translation MVNSICKSLRAPWLLSPARHQSSHLASFLKDSIPISQSQTSSTPTPAPPGSRISPAVLFIIVILAVVFFISGLLHLLVRYLIKKHPFSTSPDPARRRSGEFQGPDAIQRQLQQLFDLHDSGLDQVLIDALPVFLYKEIVGSKEIAGSKEPFDCAVCLCEFAQEEKLRLLPTCSHAFHINCIDTWLLSNSTCPLCRGALFLPSFSIEYPLLDFEDLREEGGFSRDLGVEGHDTVLEKRVFSVRLGKFKNLCANANGAAKDEDSGAPSGAVRMEEGETSSNNLDARRCFSMGYYQYVVADSDLEVTLDSTRIKNGDLRVARGRAANEQHSTSTDAMEGKRLRIGSQGESFSVSKIWQWSKKNGKFPVSSGNTSPVGDLAWVSRNAAEQ, via the coding sequence ATGGTAAATTCAATCTGCAAATCCCTTAGAGCTCCTTGGCTCCTCTCTCCAGCTCGCCACCAATCTTCCCATTTAGCATCTTTTCTGAAGGATTCAATCCCGATCTCACAATCACAAACCTCGTCCACTCCAACTCCAGCTCCACCAGGCAGTAGGATTAGCCCTGCAGTCCTCTTCATCATAGTCATTCTTGCAGTGGTCTTCTTCATCTCCGGCCTCCTTCACCTCCTGGTTCGATATCTCATCAAAAAACACCCCTTTTCCACCTCCCCCGACCCTGCTCGACGCCGTTCTGGCGAATTTCAAGGGCCTGACGCCATCCAGCGTCAACTCCAGCAGCTGTTCGACCTCCATGACTCGGGCCTCGACCAGGTTCTCATCGACGCGCTGCCCGTCTTCCTCTACAAGGAGATCGTTGGTTCGAAGGAGATAGCCGGTTCCAAGGAACCGTTCGATTGTGCTGTTTGCCTTTGCGAATTTGCCCAAGAAGAAAAGCTTAGGCTTTTGCCCACCTGTAGCCATGCTTTCCATATCAACTGCATTGATACATGGCTTCTTTCCAACTCCACCTGCCCACTGTGCCGGGGGGCGCTCTTTCTCCCCAGCTTCTCGATTGAATATCCATTGCTCGATTTTGAGGATCTAAGGGAAGAGGGCGGGTTCTCGAGGGATCTAGGGGTAGAAGGCCATGACACGGTCTTGGAAAAGAGGGTGTTCTCAGTTCGGCTTGGCAAGTTCAAGAATTTGTGCGCTAATGCAAATGGAGCAGCAAAGGATGAGGACAGTGGAGCTCCTTCTGGTGCTGTGAGAATGGAGGAAGGAGAGACAAGTAGTAACAATTTAGATGCAAGGAGATGCTTCTCCATGGGCTACTATCAGTATGTAGTTGCTGATTCCGATCTTGAAGTAACACTTGATAGTACTAGAATCAAGAATGGTGATCTGAGGGTGGCCAGGGGAAGAGCAGCGAACGAACAGCATTCTACAAGCACTGATGCAATGGAGGGAAAGAGATTGCGTATTGGAAGCCAAGGTGAGAGTTTCTCAGTGTCCAAGATCTGGCAGTGGTCAAAGAAGAATGGAAAATTCCCAGTGTCTTCAGGAAACACTTCTCCTGTCGGTGACTTGGCATGGGTTAGCAGAAATGCTGCAGAACAATGA